From a region of the Mytilus galloprovincialis chromosome 3, xbMytGall1.hap1.1, whole genome shotgun sequence genome:
- the LOC143069462 gene encoding uncharacterized protein LOC143069462 isoform X2 encodes MSSELAVMTMIVVCLMVGVRCSENKKFDCLIGLDERTVLYWTAGEPLVCQIEKLKSDVYTVNIDRNGTDWLEYKSTDQLIVGAPQKEDVGSSSIFITVRSKHCTSTVPWRVAVTFVIEFPQQISTADSCDSPPEVFNPVNHIQTTVGDVFKLDLNPLTFVDKEDGNARHLQITLKALFNFDLEDNFWLKLDKTGLFLYGIPLNNDNVYVVSLVAMDTCQQSVVDSIRLEVKENSQTYSHEFTIYFGDDHDDSPSSFDVYKFITGLSQWLEFTDSTQMYVSNVDPELRIISWIDKSLSTDFCERSQILDTYYKMADVNGTILDEFSCYFSPFFNVTGVFVDFKDVCNMTDLLWTSTNSNTESYNDEMYLFYILIPVAVLTIVILVIIIIMLVRKCTKRNKYVMHSEKPVYLTDRQPVIFQNEYNEEETSLRPQIPIIIDNFDTGLLSSSGRSVTSPPSYIPPEHSDPPQYRLPPPYSMSNI; translated from the exons ATGTCTTCAGAGTTAGCTGTAATGACAATGATTGTGGTGTGTCTAATGGTAGGAGTAAGATGCTCAGAAAACAAGAAATTTGATTGTTTGATAGGACTTGATGAAAGAACAGTATTATATTGGACAGCAGGAGAACCACTGGTTTGCCAGATAGAAAAATTGAAGTCAGATGTTTACACTGTTAATATA GATAGGAATGGTACAGACTGGTTGGAATATAAAAGCACAGATCAGCTGATTGTTGGTGCTCCTCAAAAGGAGGATGTAGGCAGCTCTAGTATATTTATCACAGTTAGATCTAAACATTGTACATCAACTGTTCCCTGGAGAGTGGCAGTAACATTTGTTATAGAATTTCCCCAACAGATTTCCACAGCAG ATTCATGTGACAGTCCTCCAGAAGTTTTCAATCCAGTAAACCACATTCAGACTACAGTTGGTGATGTTTTCAAGCTTGACCTTAACCCTCTGACCTTTGTTGACAAAGAGGATGGAAATGCCAGACACCTACAGATTACTTTGAAGGCATTATTCAACTTTGATTTGGAAGATAATTTTTGGTTAAAACTGGATAAAACAGGATTGTTCCTTTATGGAATTCCCTTAAACAATGATAATGTGTATGTTGTCAGTCTCGTTGCCATGGATACATGTCAACAAAGTGTTGTTGATTCCATTAGGTTAGAAGTGAAGGAAAATTCCCAAACCTACAGCCAtgaatttactatttattttggagatgatcatgatgatagtcCTTCTAGTTTTGATGTTTACAAATTTATTACTGGACTTAGTCAATGGTTAGAGTTCACAGATTCCACTCAGATGTATGTCTCAAATGTGGATCCAGAACTTCGTATTATATCTTGGATAGACAAATCCTTATCCACTGATTTCTGTGAAAGAAGTCAAATTTTAGACACATACTACAAAATGGCAGATGTAAATGGTACAATCTTGGATGAATTCAGTTGTTATTTTTCACCGTTTTTCAATGTCACTGGAGTATTTGTTGATTTCAAAGATGTCTGTAATATGACAGACCTGTTGTGGACATCAACAAATTCAAACACTGAATCCTACAATGATGAAATGTATTTGTTCTATATTTTGATCCCTGTTGCAGTTTTAACAATTGTAATATTAGTGATCATTATTATAATGCTAGTTAGAAAATGTACCAAACGTAACAAGTATGTAATGCACTCTGAGAAACCTGTTTATCTTACAGATCGACAACCTGTCATATTTCAGAATGAATACAATGAAGAAGAAACATCTCTCCGACCACAGATTCCAATCATTATTGACAACTTTGACACTGGACTTTTATCATCTAGTGGGAGAAGTGTAACGAGTCCCCCATCTTATATCCCTCCTGAACATTCAGACCCCCCTCAGTATAGGCTACCACCACCATACAGTATGTCAAACATATGA
- the LOC143069462 gene encoding uncharacterized protein LOC143069462 isoform X3 yields MRGAMSSELAVMTMIVVCLMVGVRCSENKKFDCLIGLDERTVLYWTAGEPLVCQIEKLKSDVYTVNIDRNGTDWLEYKSTDQLIVGAPQKEDVGSSSIFITVRSKHCTSTVPWRVAVTFVIEFPQQISTAEISCCILNEA; encoded by the exons ATGAGAG GTGCAATGTCTTCAGAGTTAGCTGTAATGACAATGATTGTGGTGTGTCTAATGGTAGGAGTAAGATGCTCAGAAAACAAGAAATTTGATTGTTTGATAGGACTTGATGAAAGAACAGTATTATATTGGACAGCAGGAGAACCACTGGTTTGCCAGATAGAAAAATTGAAGTCAGATGTTTACACTGTTAATATA GATAGGAATGGTACAGACTGGTTGGAATATAAAAGCACAGATCAGCTGATTGTTGGTGCTCCTCAAAAGGAGGATGTAGGCAGCTCTAGTATATTTATCACAGTTAGATCTAAACATTGTACATCAACTGTTCCCTGGAGAGTGGCAGTAACATTTGTTATAGAATTTCCCCAACAGATTTCCACAGCAG AAATTTCTTGTTGTATTTTGAATGAAGCATGA
- the LOC143069462 gene encoding uncharacterized protein LOC143069462 isoform X1 — MRGAMSSELAVMTMIVVCLMVGVRCSENKKFDCLIGLDERTVLYWTAGEPLVCQIEKLKSDVYTVNIDRNGTDWLEYKSTDQLIVGAPQKEDVGSSSIFITVRSKHCTSTVPWRVAVTFVIEFPQQISTADSCDSPPEVFNPVNHIQTTVGDVFKLDLNPLTFVDKEDGNARHLQITLKALFNFDLEDNFWLKLDKTGLFLYGIPLNNDNVYVVSLVAMDTCQQSVVDSIRLEVKENSQTYSHEFTIYFGDDHDDSPSSFDVYKFITGLSQWLEFTDSTQMYVSNVDPELRIISWIDKSLSTDFCERSQILDTYYKMADVNGTILDEFSCYFSPFFNVTGVFVDFKDVCNMTDLLWTSTNSNTESYNDEMYLFYILIPVAVLTIVILVIIIIMLVRKCTKRNKYVMHSEKPVYLTDRQPVIFQNEYNEEETSLRPQIPIIIDNFDTGLLSSSGRSVTSPPSYIPPEHSDPPQYRLPPPYSMSNI, encoded by the exons ATGAGAG GTGCAATGTCTTCAGAGTTAGCTGTAATGACAATGATTGTGGTGTGTCTAATGGTAGGAGTAAGATGCTCAGAAAACAAGAAATTTGATTGTTTGATAGGACTTGATGAAAGAACAGTATTATATTGGACAGCAGGAGAACCACTGGTTTGCCAGATAGAAAAATTGAAGTCAGATGTTTACACTGTTAATATA GATAGGAATGGTACAGACTGGTTGGAATATAAAAGCACAGATCAGCTGATTGTTGGTGCTCCTCAAAAGGAGGATGTAGGCAGCTCTAGTATATTTATCACAGTTAGATCTAAACATTGTACATCAACTGTTCCCTGGAGAGTGGCAGTAACATTTGTTATAGAATTTCCCCAACAGATTTCCACAGCAG ATTCATGTGACAGTCCTCCAGAAGTTTTCAATCCAGTAAACCACATTCAGACTACAGTTGGTGATGTTTTCAAGCTTGACCTTAACCCTCTGACCTTTGTTGACAAAGAGGATGGAAATGCCAGACACCTACAGATTACTTTGAAGGCATTATTCAACTTTGATTTGGAAGATAATTTTTGGTTAAAACTGGATAAAACAGGATTGTTCCTTTATGGAATTCCCTTAAACAATGATAATGTGTATGTTGTCAGTCTCGTTGCCATGGATACATGTCAACAAAGTGTTGTTGATTCCATTAGGTTAGAAGTGAAGGAAAATTCCCAAACCTACAGCCAtgaatttactatttattttggagatgatcatgatgatagtcCTTCTAGTTTTGATGTTTACAAATTTATTACTGGACTTAGTCAATGGTTAGAGTTCACAGATTCCACTCAGATGTATGTCTCAAATGTGGATCCAGAACTTCGTATTATATCTTGGATAGACAAATCCTTATCCACTGATTTCTGTGAAAGAAGTCAAATTTTAGACACATACTACAAAATGGCAGATGTAAATGGTACAATCTTGGATGAATTCAGTTGTTATTTTTCACCGTTTTTCAATGTCACTGGAGTATTTGTTGATTTCAAAGATGTCTGTAATATGACAGACCTGTTGTGGACATCAACAAATTCAAACACTGAATCCTACAATGATGAAATGTATTTGTTCTATATTTTGATCCCTGTTGCAGTTTTAACAATTGTAATATTAGTGATCATTATTATAATGCTAGTTAGAAAATGTACCAAACGTAACAAGTATGTAATGCACTCTGAGAAACCTGTTTATCTTACAGATCGACAACCTGTCATATTTCAGAATGAATACAATGAAGAAGAAACATCTCTCCGACCACAGATTCCAATCATTATTGACAACTTTGACACTGGACTTTTATCATCTAGTGGGAGAAGTGTAACGAGTCCCCCATCTTATATCCCTCCTGAACATTCAGACCCCCCTCAGTATAGGCTACCACCACCATACAGTATGTCAAACATATGA